In a single window of the Zea mays cultivar B73 chromosome 5, Zm-B73-REFERENCE-NAM-5.0, whole genome shotgun sequence genome:
- the LOC100280842 gene encoding VQ motif family protein, translating into MYSFEQQDHTAAARTTTGTATLDTTSYLQPCAGAAAAARSLQLPAHHPGHQALRTAPAVPPRRGKSAKKHATAAAARHSPSPSSSRRSSTTVVATDVANFRAMVQELTGFPPAAIFRPLPRRVHAASPFVAVAAGQGCGHGGSEATNSSTAGAGSGSGSGSSPGDAPAVPPVALAAQQQPQFAPLGVFDGLPDLGSPEFDSWGDLSID; encoded by the coding sequence ATGTACTCCTTCGAGCAGCAGGACCACACGGCGGCAGCGCGTACTACTACCGGTACCGCCACGCTCGACACGACGAGCTACCTGCAGCCCTGTGCCGGCGCAGCTGCAGCTGCCCGCTCGCTCCAGCTCCCCGCACATCACCCAGGCCACCAGGCGCTCCGGACAGCGCCCGCCGTGCCGCCGCGGCGCGGCAAGAGCGCCAAGAAGcacgcgacggcggcggcggcgcggcactcgccgtcgccgtcgtcgtcgcgcCGCTCCTCGACCACCGTGGTCGCGACCGACGTGGCCAACTTCCGGGCCATGGTGCAGGAGCTCACCGGCTTCCCGCCCGCCGCCATCTTCCGCCCGCTGCCGCGCAGGGTGCACGCGGCCAGCCCCTTCGTCGCCGTCGCCGCGGGGCAGGGATGTGGACACGGAGGTTCGGAGGCCACGAACAGTAGCACTGCCGGcgccggcagcggcagcggcagcggcagcagcCCCGGCGACGCACCGGCCGTGCCGCCTGTGGCGCTGGCGGCGCAGCAGCAGCCGCAGTTCGCGCCGCTGGGCGTGTTCGACGGCCTGCCCGACCTCGGGTCGCCGGAGTTCGACTCCTGGGGAGACTTGTCCATCGATTAA